The window CTGCGTTTATTGGCCGAGGCGAAATCTTGGCCTGGCCGACCTGGAAAAATTGGGAGCCGGGATTGTCAACTCGCCGGCTTTTCGCGAACTGGATCGAATTCCGCAGTTCTGCCGGTCGTGTCGCTTCGTTGAGTTGTGTCGCGGGGGCTGCCCGAGTCGCCGGCTACTGCGGGGAGGGTTGGACCAGCCCGATGAGTTCTGTCCGTTCGCCGCCGGAAAACCTGTGCCTTCCTTCGCAAGCCACCCCGGAAGTTCGCGGCAATTCCCGAAAGCGGGGAGCGCATGCACCACCGTGTTCGGAGCAGAAGAGCACCGAGAGCTCCAAGATTGAGCAACTCCAAACTGCCCGCCCTCGAGCCCGCGCACGTACTCGTGATACTTAGGGTCGCGCTGGGCGCCCTATTCGTGTCGACATTCTTTGAGAACCTTGGCAAGGGGCTCTACGGCGCCGAGGGATACGCTGGCTTGATCCGTGGGTACATCCAAAATGGGCAAGCGCCAACGATCTGGAAGCAAGTTATGGAATTTACTGCCGCCCATGCTGCGATAGCCGGTCCCCTGCAGGCCATACTTGAAGCGAGCCTCGGTGTCTTGCTTACCCTCGGTCTTTTCGCCCGGCCTGCTGCGCTCGTAGCCTTCGGACTTCTGGGTGGGTTGTGGGTCTCGGAGTGGGGAACGGCCTGGATATGGGAGCTGCTGGTTCCGATGGTCGTAGCTGCGGCACTGGCTCTTGGACCTTCCGGTCGGCACGCAGCCATCGATGTTGCGCTCGCACGGCGATGGCCTGAGCTTCCAATCTGGTAGTTTGTGCGCATCTCCGTAGTCATTCCTACCTACAATGAAGCCCAATCCATCGGTCTGGTCTTGGGCGATATTCCGACGGGAATGGTCGAACAAGTGCTCGTCGTCGATAGCGATTCGACCGACGGAACCGCGCAGATTGCGCGTCAAATGGGGGCCGAGGTTTTGCGTGAGCCGCGGCGCGGCTATGGTCGCGCCTGCCTCACGGGACTCGCGGCGGTCAAGGCTCCAGACGTGGTAGTGTTCCTCGACGGGGACTATAGCGACCGTCCGGCGGAGATATCACGCCTACTAGAGCCGCTGCGCGAAGGCGCTGCGGATATTGTCATCGGCTCGCGGCTGGCAGGCGAGCGGATGGCAGGGTCTATGCCCTGGCATGCCGTCGTCGGCAACCGTCTCGCGGCAGGCCTGATAGCTTTCATGAGCGGAGTCCGCCTCACGGATCTCGGCCCGTTCCGAGCGGCACGATACCAGGCTCTGGTGGCGCTCGGGCTGCGCGAATCCACCTACGGATGGCCAGTCGAGATGATCGTGAAGGGCGCCCAGCGGGGACTACGAATTACCGAAGTGCCGGTCAGTTATCATCCTCGGATAGGGTCCTCGAAGATAAGCGGCACCGTCCGAGGCAGCATTGGCGCGGCCTGGGGTATTCTCAGCGCCATATTGAAGTATCGGCTCTTCGACGCTAACCCTCCACGCGAGGGGAATGTTTGAAACGGGGGCGGTCAGAGATCGGTGAACGTGCCCTCATCATAATGGCGAAGGCGGCTCGGGTAGGCCACGTAAAAACCCGGCTCGCCGCTATTCTGCCTGCTGATGCCGTTGTGGACCTCTATAGATGTCTGATTGAGGACACCCTGGCCCTTGCGCGCTCGGTCTCAACCGACGCACTTGCCATTGTCTGTCCTACTTCCGATGTCGCGGATCTCGCCTCTTGGCTGCCGGCGATCGAAATCGTCGGACAAGAGGGCAACGGTCTTGCCGCGGGTCTGGTTTCGGCATTCCGCATCTTCATCGGAAGGGGATATCGCCGTGTGGTGGCCCTCGACGGCGACAGCCCTCAGCTGCCCACCGATGCGCTCGAGAACGCTTTCCGGCTCCTTGACGGCGCCGATGTGGTGGTGGGTCCGACTATGGACGGTGGCTATTACCTGGTCGGTAGTGCGACTTCGCAAGTCGACTTGTTTAATACGCAAAAGATAGGCACTGGCAGCGCGTTCGATTCGCTAGTGGCTAGTGCGCGTGGGCTCGGTCTTCGCGTGGCACTCACCGAAACAGGTTACGACGTGGATGAGGCCGAAGATCTCACGCGTCTGGCCCGCGAGCTTCGTCTATTTCCGCACCGCGCTCCGCGCACGGCAGCATGGCTCGCGCGCCGACCGGAGCTGAGGGGGTGGTGAAGGACCGCAGTGTAGCCCCAGCCAGGATCCTCGGCTGGGGATCGGTTATCGCCGGTTGCATCTTCGGGATCTCCTTCCTCGATCGCGTAAAATACCCCCACGTGTTTGCCGCATGCATCGTGCTTGCCGGTATCGCGTATCTTCGAACCCTGTGGGTCTTGGGTCGGGTTGCTGAGGGGAACGCTCGTGCCCTTGCCCTGTGCCTTGCGTTAGCGGCGCTTTGGCGGATTCCCCTCCTGGTCATGCCGCCGACCCTCTCCACAGATGTCTATAGGTACGTGTGGGACGGCAGAGTCCAGCGCCTCGGCTACAGTCCGTACCTGCTGGTGCCCAGCAACAGCGCTCTCCATCATTTGCACACCGCCGAGACTCTACGTATGAACTTTCCCGACCTGCCAACTCCATACCCGCCCGCCGCAGAACTTTTTTTCCGCACTGTCATGACATTGGATGAGTCGGCGCGCGCGCTGAAATCAGCAATCTTGCTCTGTGATGCTGCCATAGTCGTCGTTCTTCTGTGTTGGCTAGCAGCGTCCCAACGCAGCCCGTGGTGGGTGCTCGCATACGCATGGAATCCGCTCGTTGCACTGGAGGGCGCGGGGAATGGACACGTAGATCTCCTAGGTGCGCTATGTCTTGTTGTGACCGCGGCGTCGCTGACGCGCGGAAGGCGTACGGTGGCAGCGGTCGCGTTCGCGCTCGCGGTTGGGGTTAAATTTGTGCCGGCGACGTTAGCGCCCCTCCTCTGG is drawn from Candidatus Binataceae bacterium and contains these coding sequences:
- a CDS encoding glycosyltransferase family 2 protein; the encoded protein is MRISVVIPTYNEAQSIGLVLGDIPTGMVEQVLVVDSDSTDGTAQIARQMGAEVLREPRRGYGRACLTGLAAVKAPDVVVFLDGDYSDRPAEISRLLEPLREGAADIVIGSRLAGERMAGSMPWHAVVGNRLAAGLIAFMSGVRLTDLGPFRAARYQALVALGLRESTYGWPVEMIVKGAQRGLRITEVPVSYHPRIGSSKISGTVRGSIGAAWGILSAILKYRLFDANPPREGNV
- a CDS encoding DoxX family membrane protein, whose product is MSNSKLPALEPAHVLVILRVALGALFVSTFFENLGKGLYGAEGYAGLIRGYIQNGQAPTIWKQVMEFTAAHAAIAGPLQAILEASLGVLLTLGLFARPAALVAFGLLGGLWVSEWGTAWIWELLVPMVVAAALALGPSGRHAAIDVALARRWPELPIW
- a CDS encoding TIGR04282 family arsenosugar biosynthesis glycosyltransferase, whose translation is MKRGRSEIGERALIIMAKAARVGHVKTRLAAILPADAVVDLYRCLIEDTLALARSVSTDALAIVCPTSDVADLASWLPAIEIVGQEGNGLAAGLVSAFRIFIGRGYRRVVALDGDSPQLPTDALENAFRLLDGADVVVGPTMDGGYYLVGSATSQVDLFNTQKIGTGSAFDSLVASARGLGLRVALTETGYDVDEAEDLTRLARELRLFPHRAPRTAAWLARRPELRGW